One genomic region from Prunus persica cultivar Lovell chromosome G3, Prunus_persica_NCBIv2, whole genome shotgun sequence encodes:
- the LOC18781840 gene encoding ankyrin repeat and SAM domain-containing protein 6, translating into MSQPRVTITLGRSGQVVERGGSASDSVRVHGYSGLVSGSKRSMGDRLGSNAHGLSFSAGKRQRGDGRKWGGVDKQLHDSRISRNDLRLKLLRKRLFKQTGGAVEERKRMDPRVKLSKPVHPSMRYQMLQHESETNGSSVMMKIPPSENAADLYQVNSRRNFYSSQPTDGFRARSPPRNFDELRPASSFRAVDASRSGQFLRNGMVGGSQPTDSLLFPMKATPQAARPVAQFAPASGSMQKSSLMGDEPTVPGLLHRLGLGKYVIIFQAEEVDMTALKQMGDKDLKELGIPMGPRKKILLALLPRTKRQPP; encoded by the exons ATGTCGCAGCCCAGGGTCACCATCACCCTTGGTCGCTCTGGTCAG GTTGTGGAGAGGGGAGGATCGGCATCAGACTCTGTGAGAGTGCATGGCTATAGTGGGCTAGTTTCTGGAAGTAAGCGATCAATGGGAGACAGACTTGGGAGTAATGCTCATGGTCTTTCATTTTCCGCTGGCAAGCG GCAACGAGGAGATGGTAGAAAATGGGGTGGGGTTGACAAACAACTGCATG ATTCACGAATCAGTCGAAATGACCTCAGATTGAAGTTGTTGCGTAAAAGATTATTTAAGCAAACTGGTGGAGCTGTTGAAGAGCGCAAGCGGATGGACCCTCGTGTAAAGCTGTCAAAACCTGTTCATCCATCGATGAGATATCAGATGCTGCAGCACGAATCAGAAACAAATGGAAGTAGCGTGATGATGAAAATTCCTCCCAGTGAAAATGCAGCTGATTTATACCAGGTAAATTCACGAAGGAACTTCTACTCTTCTCAACCTACGGATGGATTCAGAGCTAGATCCCCACCAAGAAATTTTGATGAGCTGCGCCCAGCATCATCATTTAGGGCAGTTGATGCCTCTAGATCTGGCCAGTTCCTGAGAAATGGTATGGTTGGTGGTTCTCAGCCAACAGACTCCTTACTTTTCCCAATGAAAGCTACCCCTCAAGCTGCCAGGCCAGTTGCACAATTTGCTCCAGCAAGTGGCAGCATGCAGAAAAGTTCACTTATG GGGGATGAACCTACTGTTCCTGGATTGTTGCATAGACTTGGTTTGGGAAAATATGTCATTATTTTCCAGGCTGAAGAA GTTGACATGACTGCTTTGAAGCAGATGGGGGATAAGGACCTCAAAGAGCTGGGTATACCGATG GGACCAAGAAAAAAGATTCTTCTAGCTCTCTTGCCCCGTACGAAACGGCAGCCACCATAA